In Cryptomeria japonica chromosome 10, Sugi_1.0, whole genome shotgun sequence, a genomic segment contains:
- the LOC131036049 gene encoding RNA polymerase II C-terminal domain phosphatase-like 1 → MGNEKIGSILYLGDTCMGEVCFYPHDDEASLMDMIGEEIHISHFSCPSKRCSPLVVLHSIASTGFCFKMEPNGQQSQNDSLNLINLYNACLQEAKTAIVELGNNELHLVAMPSGNNQEQVPCFWGFNVVGGLYAACLGMLNLRCLAVVFDLDETLIVANTMRSFQDRIGALKWRISGEVDPKLVDGMSTEIRRYQDDQKVLRQFVENDHIYFSGKLIKAQSEIVPAPSEDHPPLVRPIIRLCEQRIILTRIDPTNRDTSILVRMRPSWEELRNYLTADGRKRFEVFVCTMSEKEYALEMWRLLDPEASLISPKDLHNRVVCVKPGFRKLLQKVFHHGICHPKLAMVIDDRLNVWENTDQSRVHVVPAFAPYSVPMVDSSNPDPVLLIVRDVIDFFGDFDKGLLKRMAHVLYETDVKKLPAVPDVSNYLLTENKENANNNVYLPVQYGMRNCEVETKLNSQDLNLFPYSAPSCVLAENQDVISFMQPSQQAQAISTPPSSTHPQQCD, encoded by the coding sequence ATGGGTAATGAAAAGATCGGTTCTATCCTTTACCTTGGAGATACTTGCATGGGGGAAGTGTGCTTTTATCCTCACGATGATGAGGCCTCTTTGATGGACATGATTGGTGAGGAGATTCATATCTCTCATTTTTCCTGCCCAAGCAAAAGGTGTTCCCCACTGGTCGTCTTACATTCCATTGCTTCAACTGGGTTCTGTTTCAAAATGGAGCCAAATGGGCAACAGTCCCAAAATGATAGCTTAAATTTAATCAATCTCTATAATGCATGTCTACAAGAAGCAAAGACTGCCATTGTAGAGCTTGGAAACAATGAGCTGCATTTGGTAGCCATGCCTTCTGGGAATAACCAGGAACAGGTGCCATGTTTTTGGGGATTTAATGTAGTTGGAGGACTTTATGCTGCATGCCTTGGAATGTTGAACCTTAGATGCTTAGCAGTTGTTTTTGATTTAGATGAAACACTTATTGTTGCCAATACAATGCGCTCTTTTCAAGATCGCATTGGGGCTCTTAAGTGGAGGATTTCGGGAGAGGTTGATCCCAAGCTTGTGGATGGAATGTCAACAGAGATAAGGAGATATCAAGATGACCAgaaagttttgaggcagtttgttGAGAATGATCATATTTATTTCAGTGGGAAGTTGATCAAGGCTCAGTCTGAGATTGTGCCAGCTCCATCTGAAGACCATCCTCCTCTTGTACGGCCGATTATAAGATTGTGTGAACAGAGAATTATATTAACACGCATTGATCCCACTAATCGAGATACTAGTATCCTTGTTAGGATGCGGCCATCTTGGGAAGAACTAAGAAATTATCTAACTGCTGATGGGCGTAAGCGGTTTGAGGTTTTTGTTTGCACAATGTCAGAAAAAGAATATGCTTTGGAGATGTGGAGACTTCTTGATCCCGAGGCAAGCTTAATTAGTCCTAAGGATCTCCACAATCGTGTTGTTTGTGTCAAGCCAGGTTTCAGAAAGCTTTTACAGAAAGTATTTCATCATGGAATTTGTCATCCCAAGTTGGCGATGGTAATTGATGATCGATTGAATGTCTGGGAAAATACAGATCAATCTCGAGTGCATGTTGTTCCAGCTTTCGCACCGTACAGTGTTCCGATGGTAGATTCAAGTAATCCTGATCCAGTATTGCTTATTGTAAGAGATGTAATTGATTTTTTCGGCGATTTTGATAAGGGCCTATTAAAAAGGATGGCTCATGTATTGTATGAGACAGATGTGAAAAAGCTGCCAGCAGTTCCTGATGTGAGCAATTACTTGttaacagaaaacaaagaaaatgcaAATAACAATGTCTATTTACCCGTACAGTATGGCATGAGAAACTGTGAGGTTGAAACTAAATTAAACTCGCAAGATCTAAATCTATTTCCATATAGTGCCCCTTCCTGTGTTCTCGCAGAAAATCAAGATGTAATTTCCTTTATGCAACCTTCGCAGCAGGCACAAGCGATTTCTACCCCTCCATCCAGCACTCATCCTCAACAGTGCGATTAG